A region from the Candidatus Desulfatibia profunda genome encodes:
- a CDS encoding UpxY family transcription antiterminator, with the protein MTLKKPTDSWYVLHTKSRFENVVYEGLYKKSIEVFLPKVQVRSKRRDRKALIRVPLFPGYLFVKSGLSPSEHIEIVKTVGAVRLIGSKDGPVPVPPDTVESLKIMVQTNHSVLTGTRFQKGDRVMVVSGPFTGVTGTFVRYKGKDRVVVNIEALGQYAGVDVDEEDIEILPKIINNIR; encoded by the coding sequence ATGACATTAAAAAAACCGACAGATTCCTGGTATGTGCTGCACACCAAAAGCAGGTTCGAAAACGTGGTCTATGAAGGCCTGTACAAAAAATCGATAGAGGTTTTTCTGCCGAAAGTTCAGGTCAGAAGCAAACGCCGCGATCGAAAAGCGCTAATCCGGGTACCGCTTTTCCCTGGCTACCTGTTTGTAAAATCAGGCCTCAGTCCAAGTGAGCACATTGAAATTGTAAAAACGGTCGGCGCCGTTCGTTTAATCGGCAGCAAAGACGGGCCTGTCCCGGTCCCCCCGGATACCGTAGAGTCTTTAAAGATTATGGTCCAGACAAATCATTCGGTCTTAACAGGCACACGTTTCCAAAAGGGGGACAGGGTCATGGTCGTATCCGGCCCTTTTACCGGTGTAACCGGAACGTTTGTCCGTTATAAAGGAAAGGACCGCGTCGTGGTCAATATTGAGGCCCTTGGGCAATATGCCGGAGTAGATGTGGATGAGGAAGATATTGAAATTCTGCCTAAAATAATCAATAATATCCGTTGA
- a CDS encoding integration host factor subunit beta produces the protein MNKLELISALKNEANISKAEAAKVVQIFFDNMANAMARGKRVEIRGLCSFFVKDYKSYTGRNPKTGEKVIINPKKLPFFKSGKELKERVDR, from the coding sequence ATGAATAAGTTGGAGCTGATCTCAGCCTTGAAAAACGAAGCGAACATCTCCAAAGCAGAAGCCGCTAAAGTCGTCCAGATCTTTTTCGATAACATGGCAAACGCCATGGCCCGGGGAAAGCGTGTCGAAATCCGCGGTCTTTGCAGCTTTTTCGTCAAAGATTACAAAAGCTATACCGGCAGAAATCCAAAGACCGGCGAGAAGGTTATCATAAACCCCAAGAAACTCCCATTTTTCAAATCGGGAAAAGAACTGAAAGAACGCGTCGACAGATAG